A DNA window from Vigna angularis cultivar LongXiaoDou No.4 chromosome 1, ASM1680809v1, whole genome shotgun sequence contains the following coding sequences:
- the LOC108335572 gene encoding uncharacterized protein LOC108335572, with protein sequence MEGEGSIHVQVDELQMVRLSETISIGTTMFEPRGLSSIDKFDSNSTVNSVSPTTSAPEKKLTLFALQLAVLEKAATGLGTLGFIWATVVLLGGFAITLEKTDFWFITIILVVEGTRIFSRSHELEWQHQATWSITENHHHQYVAADATPTRTPTRMWVSSDVPLLPYAKWFFLSRHVSRLLYWLQLLSATACVVLSLIKLVMHNYGEVAKGDTDKRNRKSALSIFYALALAEALLFLMEKAYWEWQVSYCKLLEEVNKECELGPRGMVSTRRFFYDAYSRCVNGSIFDGLKMDMVSFSMDLLASNSPDEQLIGARILRQFSVSERFSDDTLQKIGIDISVAERLVEMLNWTDPKEEEIRLSAAEILSKLAGKKQNSLRIAGIPGAMESISSLLKTNRSVIPAADEIGEKKLVFDHQYYGFCTFNQLGLLILKKLARDLDNCGKIGNTRGLLPKIIDFTHAEEWLLKSENVTSTQVVTVKRSLQLVKMLASTVGTTGKYLRREISEIVFTISNIRDILRHGEKHPLLQKLGIEILTSLALEEDATERIGGTGGVLKELFNIFFRHNIPENQKHIKIVAGEALAMLVSESKNNCHRILKLRVLERLEEALKDPLLRVNAARILRNLCTYSGPELFNQLNGVTTAAPIILKAILSEENKIQEMMIGLAANVFRYMTTHESSIVFEEAGITEVELANKLVQILKKHKYPPTKVPRIRRFVIELAIWMMKDESENIDTFKGMGMEAVLEDVLETTSELESFNVFSGTVGLNRHNITTQSLVDMALKLMEDR encoded by the exons ATGGAAGGAGAGGGAAGCATTCATGTACAAGTGGATGAACTCCAAATGGTGAGGCTCAGCGAAACCATCAGCATAGGCACCACCATGTTTGAGCCTCGTGGCCTCAGCAGCATAGACAAGTTTGACAGTAACAGCACTGTCAATTCTGTCTCTCCAACAACCTCAGCACCGGAAAAGAAGCTCACCCTTTTTGCCCTCCAGCTTGCAGTGCTTGAAAAAGCAGCCACCGGGTTGGGAACTCTCGGTTTCATATGGGCAACCGTTGTCCTTCTCGGTGGTTTCGCCATCACCTTAGAAAAAACCGACTTCTGGTTCATCACCATCATACTTGTTGTTGAAGGAACCAGGATTTTCAGCAGGAGCCATGAACTTGAATGGCAGCACCAAGCCACATGGTCTATCACTGAG AACCATCACCACCAATATGTTGCAGCTGATGCTACCCCAACAAGGACACCAACTAGGATGTGGGTTAGCTCAGATGTTCCACTCCTACCATATGCTAAATGGTTTTTCCTTTCAAGGCATGTTAGTAGGCTTCTCTATTGGCTACAGCTTCTTTCTGCAACAGCTTGTGTGGTTCTCTCGTTAATAAAGCTCGTGATGCATAACTACGGAGAGGTGGCAAAGGGAGACACTGACAAGAGGAACCGCAAATCAGCTCTTTCCATCTTCTATGCGTTGGCTCTTGCAGAAGCTCTGTTGTTTCTGATGGAAAAGGCCTATTGGGAGTGGCAAGTCAGCTATTGCAAGCTGTTGGAAGAGGTTAACAAGGAGTGTGAGTTGGGGCCACGGGGAATGGTGTCCACTAGAAGGTTCTTCTATGATGCCTATTCAAGATGTGTCAATGGAAGCATATTTGATGGCTTGAAAATGGATATGGTGAGTTTCTCTATGGACTTGTTGGCTTCTAACTCACCTGATGAGCAGCTCATTGGAGCAAGAATTCTTAGACAGTTTTCAGTCAGTGAAAGATTTTCTGATGATACCCTTCAAAAGATTGGAATTGATATATCAGTGGCGGAGAGACTAGTTGAGATGTTGAATTGGACAGACCCTAAGGAGGAAGAGATTAGGCTCTCGGCTGCAGAGATTTTGTCAAAATTAGCTGGCAAAAAGCAGAACTCTCTCCGCATAGCTGGAATACCAGGAGCAATGGAATCAATATCATCCCTTTTGAAAACTAATAGGAGTGTAATTCCTGCAGCTGATGAGATAGGGGAAAAGAAACTTGTATTTGATCACCAATATTATGGGTTCTGTACATTTAACCAATTGGGACTCCTCATACTGAAAAAACTTGCACGTGATCTTGACAACTGTGGAAAGATTGGAAACACAAGGGGCCTTCTTCCAAAGATCATAGACTTCACACATGCTGAAGAATGGTTGCTGAAGAGTGAAAATGTTACTTCAACGCAAGTCGTAACCGTGAAGAGATCTTTGCAACTGGTGAAGATGTTGGCTAGCACTGTTGGCACTACTGGGAAATATCTTCGAAGAGAGATTTCGGAGATAGTTTTCACCATCAGCAATATTAGAGACATTTTGAGACATGGAGAGAAGCATCCTCTTCTACAGAAACTGGGCATAGAAATTTTGACCAGCCTGGCATTGGAAGAGGATGCAACGGAAAGAATAGGGGGCACTGGTGGAGTGCTTAAAGAacttttcaacatttttttcagGCACAACATACCAGAAAATcagaaacatataaaaattgttgCGGGTGAGGCCCTTGCAATGCTGGTTTCGGAAAGCAAGAATAACTGCCATCGAATTTTGAAGTTGAGAGTACTAGAAAGGCTCGAAGAAGCATTGAAAGATCCATTGCTTCGGGTCAATGCAGCTAGAATTCTAAGAAATTTATGCACCTACAGTGGACCAGAATTGTTCAACCAGCTAAATGGGGTAACAACTGCAGCACCAATA ATACTTAAGGCGATCTTGTCAGAAGAAAACAAGATACAAGAAATGATGATTGGACTAGCTGCAAATGTTTTCAGATACATGACTACTCATGAATCAAGCATTGTATTTGAAGAAGCTGGAATCACCGAGGTTGAACTAGCAAACAAATTGGTCCAGATTCTGAAGAAACACAAGTATCCCCCAACCAAGGTCCCAAGGATAAGGAGGTTCGTGATAGAGTTGGCTATTTGGATGATGAAAGACGAATCAGAAAACATAGACACCTTCAAGGGAATGGGAATGGAAGCGGTGTTGGAGGATGTCTTAGAGACCACATCGGAGCTTGAAAGCTTTAATGTTTTCTCCGGCACAGTTGGACTTAACCGGCACAATATAACAACTCAGTCACTCGTTGACATGGCACTGAAATTGATGGAAGATAGGTAA